The Mammaliicoccus sciuri genome window below encodes:
- a CDS encoding HAD family hydrolase produces MTTQAVFLDMDGTILNEDNRVTNHTNDVIQEVRQKGIKVFIATGRAYDEIPYLVPENFQVDGILSSNGAVGYINGEEIFKHQLPMETVRKLVDLAEQHQIYYELFPYYKNRIALKRDKTLLLSEIQSDELGDVERNEWKSRQEALSEKINWVDEIPEDAYSKFYFFKKYESEIKKWEELIVPMKEELDISISHSTACNLETMPTGVNKATAIQATLDYLGIADDTETFAIGDSDNDRQMLEIVDNPIVMKNAPDHIKALGSEVTRRTNVENGVADFLSQKFLIN; encoded by the coding sequence ATGACGACTCAAGCAGTTTTTTTAGATATGGACGGGACAATTTTAAATGAAGACAACAGAGTAACGAATCATACAAATGATGTTATACAAGAAGTTAGACAAAAAGGCATTAAAGTATTTATTGCGACAGGAAGAGCATATGATGAAATTCCATATTTAGTACCTGAGAATTTTCAAGTTGATGGTATTTTATCTTCAAATGGTGCAGTAGGATATATTAATGGAGAAGAAATATTTAAACACCAACTGCCTATGGAAACAGTGCGTAAACTTGTAGATTTAGCAGAACAACATCAAATTTATTACGAGTTATTTCCATATTATAAAAATCGTATCGCATTAAAACGTGATAAAACGTTATTACTTTCTGAAATCCAATCAGATGAATTGGGAGATGTAGAACGTAACGAATGGAAATCTCGACAAGAAGCTTTAAGTGAAAAAATCAATTGGGTTGATGAAATACCTGAAGATGCTTATTCTAAATTTTATTTCTTCAAAAAATACGAGTCAGAAATTAAAAAATGGGAAGAACTTATCGTACCTATGAAAGAAGAATTAGATATTTCAATCTCTCATTCAACAGCGTGTAATTTAGAAACAATGCCAACAGGTGTTAACAAAGCAACAGCTATTCAAGCGACTTTAGACTATTTAGGAATTGCGGATGATACTGAAACATTTGCGATTGGTGATAGTGATAACGATAGACAAATGCTCGAAATTGTAGACAATCCAATTGTTATGAAAAATGCACCCGATCATATTAAAGCGTTAGGTAGTGAAGTTACGAGACGTACAAATGTAGAAAATGGTGTCGCTGACTTTTTAAGCCAAAAGTTTTTAATTAATTAA
- a CDS encoding tyrosine-type recombinase/integrase: MASFTVTKRKNKTSVSWQYDVKDKSFKSGKKRKSGFKTKAEATYAAQQLIRDLEDGNKIEDNKTFENYYTDWLVIKNKKKVAPKQYYWYERSIELFIEYFGKHMLIKNVTRSEYQKFLNEYGDGRTSETVRKVNGCLAPCFRDAIYDGYLKKDPTYKVVIKGTKKAKSEETKFMTISEYESMLKYFKTQDEQIYIFLYLLAITGARYSDVINMTYDDLNKEPGIIHLPGTKTSNSKRDVEVNQKDVILINSKLSNLPRRIDGKIFKLSHAAVRKAFDHTKKELGIKDVKITPYALRHTHTSYLLSKGIPVEYISKRLGHSNISITLDIYSHLLDEHKKEQGQKVRELFS; encoded by the coding sequence ATGGCATCATTTACAGTTACGAAACGAAAGAATAAAACATCAGTTTCTTGGCAATATGATGTGAAAGACAAATCTTTTAAATCGGGTAAAAAGCGCAAATCTGGTTTTAAAACTAAAGCAGAGGCGACATACGCAGCTCAACAATTAATTAGAGACTTAGAAGACGGCAATAAGATTGAAGATAATAAAACATTTGAAAATTATTATACTGACTGGCTTGTGATTAAAAATAAAAAGAAAGTTGCCCCAAAACAGTATTATTGGTATGAGCGATCAATTGAATTGTTCATTGAGTATTTTGGAAAGCATATGCTAATTAAAAATGTCACACGTTCAGAATATCAGAAGTTCTTGAATGAATATGGTGACGGTCGGACATCGGAAACAGTTAGAAAAGTGAATGGCTGTCTTGCCCCCTGTTTTAGAGATGCCATATATGATGGATATTTAAAAAAGGACCCTACCTATAAGGTTGTTATTAAAGGGACCAAGAAAGCCAAAAGTGAAGAAACAAAGTTTATGACTATAAGTGAATACGAATCAATGTTGAAGTACTTTAAAACACAAGATGAGCAAATCTATATATTTTTATATCTCCTTGCTATAACTGGTGCTAGGTATAGTGATGTCATTAATATGACTTACGATGACCTAAATAAAGAACCAGGCATAATACATCTACCAGGCACTAAGACATCTAACTCGAAGCGTGATGTAGAAGTTAATCAAAAAGATGTGATACTTATCAATAGTAAATTATCTAACCTGCCAAGACGAATTGACGGTAAAATATTTAAATTATCACATGCAGCTGTTAGAAAAGCGTTTGACCATACTAAAAAAGAATTAGGTATCAAAGATGTTAAAATAACGCCTTACGCTTTACGTCATACACACACATCATATTTATTAAGTAAAGGTATCCCAGTTGAATATATAAGCAAACGTTTAGGACATTCCAACATATCTATTACATTAGATATTTATTCACACCTTTTAGATGAACATAAAAAAGAGCAAGGTCAGAAAGTGAGAGAATTATTCTCTTGA
- a CDS encoding ABC transporter ATP-binding protein has product MLLDLKHINWIREGKYILKDISWEIVDGEHWVLYGLNGAGKSTILDIINAYTAPSSGEFEILDMKQGRPGYSADAIRRQIGYVSSSLFKKMRQQDNAYTTVISGAYASIGVYEEPTEEIKEKAKHICETLGITHYINRRFETLSQGEQTRVLIGRALMSEPRLLILDEPTNGLDFVAREDLLERIEYIGQDSEGPTIIYVTHHLEEVLPIFKNILLLKNGEVFQSGDIHSLLNSDNMSKLFGIDVDVTFKNNRPILSKK; this is encoded by the coding sequence ATGCTTCTTGATTTGAAACATATTAATTGGATTAGAGAGGGCAAATACATATTAAAAGATATTTCTTGGGAAATAGTAGATGGGGAACATTGGGTCTTGTATGGATTAAATGGTGCTGGTAAATCTACCATTCTTGATATTATTAACGCATATACAGCTCCATCATCTGGTGAATTTGAAATACTAGACATGAAACAAGGAAGACCAGGTTATTCTGCTGATGCTATTAGAAGGCAAATTGGTTATGTTTCATCATCTTTATTTAAGAAAATGAGACAACAGGACAATGCCTATACAACTGTTATTAGTGGTGCTTATGCGTCAATTGGTGTTTATGAAGAACCTACTGAAGAAATTAAAGAAAAAGCGAAACATATTTGTGAAACGCTAGGTATTACACATTATATAAATAGAAGATTTGAAACACTATCTCAAGGAGAACAAACGCGCGTATTGATAGGTAGAGCGTTAATGTCAGAACCGAGGTTGCTTATTCTTGATGAACCAACTAATGGATTAGACTTTGTAGCGCGAGAAGATCTGTTAGAAAGAATTGAGTATATCGGTCAAGATAGTGAAGGACCAACGATTATTTATGTGACACATCATTTAGAAGAAGTCTTACCAATCTTTAAAAACATACTTTTATTGAAAAATGGAGAAGTATTCCAATCAGGTGATATTCATTCGCTATTAAACAGTGATAATATGAGTAAATTATTTGGAATTGATGTGGATGTTACATTTAAAAATAATAGACCAATTTTATCTAAAAAGTAA
- a CDS encoding GNAT family N-acetyltransferase: MITLCEQLNDRHFELLALVDDNQHAVSDYASRGQVYVYQQDHQDIGIAVGLLTRPNTYELVNLAVDPQFQNLGIGKLLIDHMINEARKLHCHTITVGTGNSGIGQLKLYQQAGFRMKSIDIDYFVKYYEEPIFENGIQCKDMVRLEMEL, from the coding sequence ATGATAACTTTATGTGAGCAGTTAAATGATAGACACTTTGAATTATTAGCTTTAGTAGATGACAATCAACATGCAGTTAGTGATTATGCTTCTAGAGGTCAAGTATATGTTTATCAACAAGATCATCAAGATATCGGAATTGCAGTTGGGTTATTAACGAGACCCAATACATATGAGCTAGTTAATTTAGCGGTTGATCCGCAATTTCAAAATCTAGGTATAGGGAAATTATTGATTGACCATATGATTAATGAAGCGAGAAAATTACATTGTCATACAATAACTGTAGGAACAGGTAACTCAGGTATTGGGCAATTGAAACTTTATCAACAAGCTGGATTTAGAATGAAATCAATAGATATTGATTATTTTGTAAAGTATTACGAAGAACCTATCTTTGAGAATGGTATACAATGCAAAGATATGGTGAGATTAGAGATGGAATTGTAA
- a CDS encoding DedA family protein: MESWITSVMEQFGYFGIALLILLENVFPPIPSEVILTFGGFMTTKSDLTVLGVVAASTIGSVGGAVILYWIGRILNVERIERIIEKWGKYLRLTKEDVRKADAWFDKYGPWTVFFCRFIPLIRSLISVPAGMSGMNQWLFLVLTTIGTLIWNLVLVLVGAKVGDNWHQIVNYMDVYSHFMYAVIAIGIIVFVIWFIRKKKVS; encoded by the coding sequence ATGGAGAGTTGGATTACAAGTGTAATGGAACAATTTGGCTACTTTGGTATTGCCTTATTGATATTATTGGAAAATGTTTTCCCACCCATACCATCAGAGGTTATCTTAACATTTGGAGGTTTCATGACAACGAAGTCAGATCTAACAGTCTTAGGTGTAGTCGCTGCATCTACAATAGGTTCTGTAGGTGGTGCTGTCATATTATATTGGATTGGTCGTATTCTAAATGTTGAAAGAATCGAAAGAATTATCGAGAAATGGGGTAAATATCTTAGGTTAACGAAAGAAGATGTAAGAAAAGCGGATGCTTGGTTCGATAAATATGGACCATGGACGGTATTCTTCTGTAGATTTATTCCACTTATTCGAAGTTTAATATCCGTTCCAGCCGGTATGAGCGGTATGAATCAATGGTTATTTTTAGTGTTAACGACAATCGGTACATTGATATGGAATTTAGTATTAGTACTGGTAGGTGCTAAAGTAGGAGATAATTGGCATCAAATCGTCAATTATATGGATGTTTATTCTCACTTTATGTACGCAGTTATTGCAATTGGTATAATTGTATTTGTCATTTGGTTTATTAGGAAGAAGAAAGTTTCATAA
- a CDS encoding haloacid dehalogenase type II encodes MIKTVVYDLYGTLFDIDSVREKCEKLFPGNGDRIAKAWRYKLIEYTHVRQLVDEYKPFSKVIRDSLEYILSRNDFDYSLKEINECLAAYNQLTPFPEVTHTLKELSEVGQIIFSNGNKDMIERVLDYSNIKSYFKFILSLEEFGVYKPDSNGYALLEENIPYNKDEVLFVSSNKWDIVGAQKFGFQTAWVNRNFSDFEYIEVKPDFELQSLYSIKDLL; translated from the coding sequence ATGATTAAAACAGTAGTATATGACTTATATGGCACGCTTTTTGATATAGATAGTGTGAGAGAAAAATGTGAAAAGTTATTCCCGGGAAATGGGGATAGAATTGCTAAAGCATGGCGATATAAACTAATTGAGTATACACATGTGAGACAATTAGTGGATGAATATAAACCATTTAGTAAAGTGATTCGTGATTCACTAGAGTACATACTCAGCAGAAATGATTTTGATTATTCATTGAAAGAAATTAACGAATGTCTGGCAGCATATAATCAATTAACACCATTTCCAGAAGTCACACACACATTAAAAGAATTATCAGAAGTTGGCCAAATCATATTTAGTAATGGTAATAAAGACATGATAGAACGAGTATTAGATTATTCAAATATCAAGAGTTACTTTAAGTTTATCTTGTCTCTTGAAGAGTTTGGGGTGTATAAACCAGATTCTAATGGATATGCTTTGCTAGAAGAAAATATTCCATATAATAAAGATGAAGTACTATTTGTATCGTCAAACAAATGGGATATTGTTGGTGCACAAAAGTTTGGATTTCAAACGGCATGGGTTAATCGTAACTTTAGTGATTTTGAATATATAGAGGTTAAACCCGACTTTGAATTACAATCCTTATATAGTATTAAAGATTTATTATAA
- a CDS encoding VOC family protein — translation MFHGKDANLVKGITLNVKDLEKMTVFYDSILGLNIKSKDDKQTVFEIGNSGHTITLNLLVDGREPSMREAGLFHLAILLPTTADLADFLIHASRLNVRLGAGDHIVSEALYLNDPEGNGLEIYRDRDPETWVWNDGNVNMDTLEVDAEALVQHASTEGWNGMPEGAKIGHLHLKTSNINESKDFYIDTLGLKIVVGNFPNALFMSTKDYHHHIAINTWQSNKKREDLDHSYGLANIDMQIPNRASEVLISPDGLRFDINPE, via the coding sequence ATGTTTCATGGTAAAGATGCAAATTTAGTTAAAGGCATTACATTAAATGTTAAAGATTTAGAAAAAATGACAGTATTTTATGATAGTATTCTAGGATTAAATATAAAAAGTAAAGATGACAAACAAACAGTATTTGAGATTGGTAACTCAGGTCATACTATTACATTAAATTTATTAGTAGATGGTAGAGAACCAAGTATGAGAGAAGCTGGATTATTCCATCTAGCGATATTATTACCAACTACTGCTGATTTAGCTGACTTTTTAATACATGCTTCAAGATTAAATGTAAGATTAGGTGCTGGGGATCATATCGTGTCAGAAGCATTGTATTTAAATGATCCAGAAGGAAATGGTCTAGAAATTTATAGAGATAGAGATCCAGAAACTTGGGTATGGAATGATGGCAATGTCAATATGGATACGCTTGAAGTAGACGCAGAAGCTTTAGTCCAACATGCATCAACTGAAGGTTGGAACGGTATGCCTGAAGGTGCTAAGATTGGTCATTTACATTTAAAAACAAGCAACATCAATGAAAGCAAAGATTTTTATATTGATACATTAGGATTAAAAATTGTTGTAGGTAATTTCCCTAATGCATTATTCATGTCAACGAAAGATTATCATCATCATATTGCGATTAATACTTGGCAATCTAATAAAAAACGTGAAGATTTAGATCATAGTTACGGACTTGCTAATATCGATATGCAAATACCGAACAGAGCATCTGAAGTATTGATTTCACCAGATGGATTAAGATTCGATATTAATCCAGAATAA